Proteins encoded together in one Chloroflexi bacterium ADurb.Bin180 window:
- the yaaH gene encoding Spore germination protein YaaH produces the protein MKERLIQTLKQWLQHPQADRVTYGISAVLLIVSLLLPPVSAGTRLLHLDYPVISGNGGAISAADGSHLVIPAGALSSQLRLKIASVASPDFVDGKGDGAENAAAKALKAAAVTLQSSVYHFLAYGPQPKEATFTLPLPARLDGSLADAYSWNGKKWEWTPSEVIAEDKAVEVRLSSLPSMIAVVQAKRSSPAVATTIGHEEELPVMAKGLITELDLEGYSVNADGSISDSMGPNRVTPQGYSLVALVSNLKDGQPQGSVLNAVLLDPKARTRHVSALSALVVEKKYTGVLLDYRGLVPELKDEFGSFVAELATSFHKQGKTLAVRVETPRQISEEAWDTGSFDWNAIGQRADTVVLPAIESPTAFVAGGQMQSLLRWAVGQVDRTKLQLEMSVYGYQIINGVVSRVPYDVALWDVAHLAVAGDKQMVGGGEAVALVLPSLEGTGGLRFDDKVNACWFSHEGEEGHEHQVWLENAASLATKLQLVLDYNLRGVTLNNFLDPQNDDRVWDLLQYLKDLTIPALESNYTVVWTVKGPSGEQSTSCSLLSSGDLSVSSATTGGAAFVWQAPNAPGEYSIAALISDDGGRTTVSQSSSVAIEIPTPTPTSTPTPTPLPTATATPKPTPKPAAAVPAASRGPGFSYGIQGHALGTDVGVVFNMVSELRMSWFKQQVEWLTYNTAEGQYNFGPLYPIVDAANARGIKLLFSVVKAPRWARPPEDSMEGPPSKDKYYLYGDFLRALATEFKGRVHAYEIWNEQNFDREWGGCGKLSAADYVALLKVAYKAIKEADPAAIVVSGAPTPVGFTSGCNIDDVVYLEQMYQAGLKNYCDAVGVHPSGFNKPPTAKLGYFNAAEPSFSENRQFYFRETMERYRNVMVVYGDSTKRLWPTEFGWAVVGDLGVPPAQTYEYAADNTPEEQADFTMEAYRMAKNWGWVGPMFLWNLNFATCNPATDEKSAWSIVRPDWSRRPLYDRLVSRSN, from the coding sequence ATGAAGGAAAGACTCATCCAGACACTGAAGCAATGGCTGCAGCACCCGCAAGCAGACCGTGTGACCTACGGTATCTCGGCAGTACTGCTCATCGTGAGCTTGTTACTACCCCCGGTTTCGGCGGGGACAAGATTACTGCACCTGGACTACCCGGTGATCTCGGGCAATGGAGGTGCGATCAGCGCTGCGGATGGATCGCACCTGGTCATCCCGGCCGGCGCACTGAGCAGTCAGTTGCGGCTCAAGATCGCCTCCGTTGCGAGCCCCGACTTTGTTGATGGCAAGGGCGACGGGGCCGAGAACGCAGCAGCCAAAGCGCTCAAGGCAGCAGCAGTCACGCTGCAGAGCAGCGTCTATCACTTCCTGGCCTATGGACCGCAGCCCAAAGAAGCAACTTTTACTCTGCCCCTTCCCGCCAGGCTGGATGGCTCCCTGGCTGATGCTTATTCCTGGAATGGCAAGAAGTGGGAGTGGACTCCCTCAGAGGTTATCGCCGAGGACAAGGCCGTCGAAGTGCGCCTGTCCTCTCTGCCTTCTATGATCGCCGTAGTGCAGGCCAAACGGAGCAGCCCGGCGGTCGCAACAACAATTGGCCACGAAGAGGAACTGCCAGTTATGGCCAAAGGTCTGATCACCGAGCTCGATCTCGAGGGCTACTCGGTGAACGCAGACGGTAGCATCAGTGACTCCATGGGGCCGAATCGGGTAACCCCACAAGGCTATTCGCTTGTGGCTCTGGTCAGCAACCTCAAGGATGGGCAGCCGCAGGGCAGCGTGCTAAATGCGGTGCTGTTGGACCCCAAAGCACGGACCCGGCATGTGTCTGCTCTATCAGCGCTGGTGGTAGAGAAAAAGTACACCGGCGTGCTGCTCGACTATCGCGGATTGGTGCCAGAGTTAAAAGACGAGTTTGGCTCCTTTGTGGCCGAGCTGGCGACATCGTTCCACAAGCAGGGCAAAACGCTCGCAGTGCGGGTCGAGACGCCGCGGCAGATCTCTGAAGAGGCCTGGGATACCGGTTCGTTTGACTGGAACGCCATTGGCCAGCGCGCCGACACCGTGGTCTTACCAGCCATTGAGAGCCCAACCGCGTTCGTCGCTGGTGGTCAAATGCAGTCACTGCTACGGTGGGCAGTGGGTCAGGTAGACCGCACCAAACTCCAGCTCGAAATGTCCGTGTACGGTTATCAGATCATCAACGGAGTGGTCAGCAGGGTACCGTACGATGTAGCTCTGTGGGACGTGGCCCATCTGGCCGTCGCGGGTGATAAGCAGATGGTTGGCGGCGGCGAAGCGGTGGCTTTGGTGCTGCCGAGTCTGGAAGGCACCGGCGGCCTTCGTTTTGATGACAAGGTCAATGCGTGCTGGTTCAGCCATGAAGGCGAGGAGGGCCACGAACACCAGGTTTGGCTGGAGAATGCGGCCAGCCTGGCTACCAAGCTGCAGCTCGTGCTTGACTACAATCTGCGTGGCGTCACGCTGAACAACTTTTTGGATCCCCAGAACGATGACCGGGTATGGGATCTCCTGCAGTACCTCAAGGATTTGACCATCCCGGCGTTGGAGAGCAACTATACCGTGGTTTGGACTGTCAAGGGTCCGAGCGGCGAGCAGAGCACGTCTTGCAGCCTGCTATCATCGGGTGACCTCTCTGTGAGTTCTGCCACTACGGGTGGTGCAGCATTTGTCTGGCAAGCACCCAATGCCCCTGGCGAGTACAGCATCGCTGCGCTCATTTCTGACGATGGCGGCCGTACAACTGTCAGCCAGAGCAGCAGCGTAGCCATCGAGATCCCAACCCCAACTCCGACGTCGACTCCAACCCCGACACCGCTGCCGACAGCAACGGCGACACCCAAACCAACGCCGAAGCCAGCAGCGGCAGTCCCTGCTGCATCAAGAGGCCCTGGGTTTAGCTATGGCATCCAGGGGCATGCACTAGGAACGGATGTGGGAGTTGTGTTCAACATGGTCAGTGAACTCCGCATGAGCTGGTTCAAACAACAGGTAGAGTGGCTGACTTACAACACTGCAGAGGGGCAATACAACTTTGGCCCACTCTATCCGATCGTGGATGCTGCCAACGCTAGGGGCATCAAATTGCTGTTCAGTGTTGTCAAAGCGCCAAGGTGGGCACGGCCTCCGGAAGACTCCATGGAGGGCCCTCCGTCTAAGGACAAGTACTACCTGTACGGGGATTTCCTCAGGGCTCTGGCGACGGAATTCAAGGGGCGCGTTCATGCGTATGAAATCTGGAACGAGCAGAATTTTGACCGTGAATGGGGTGGTTGCGGGAAGCTGAGTGCGGCAGACTACGTCGCCTTACTCAAGGTCGCATACAAAGCCATCAAGGAAGCTGATCCTGCAGCGATTGTCGTGTCGGGCGCACCTACACCCGTTGGCTTCACAAGTGGCTGCAATATCGACGATGTCGTGTATCTCGAGCAGATGTACCAAGCTGGACTAAAGAACTACTGTGACGCGGTTGGAGTCCACCCGAGTGGTTTCAACAAACCACCAACTGCGAAACTGGGCTATTTCAATGCCGCCGAGCCGAGCTTCTCGGAGAACCGTCAGTTCTACTTTCGCGAGACCATGGAGCGATACCGCAATGTGATGGTTGTCTATGGCGATAGCACCAAACGTCTGTGGCCCACGGAGTTTGGGTGGGCGGTGGTCGGCGACCTAGGTGTTCCGCCGGCCCAGACGTACGAATATGCTGCGGACAATACCCCAGAGGAACAAGCAGACTTCACTATGGAGGCCTACCGGATGGCGAAGAACTGGGGGTGGGTGGGTCCGATGTTCCTATGGAACCTGAACTTCGCCACGTGCAATCCTGCGACGGATGAGAAATCGGCATGGAGCATAGTCCGACCCGACTGGAGCAGGCGTCCGCTGTACGACCGCTTGGTCAGCAGATCCAACTAG
- a CDS encoding Helix-turn-helix domain protein yields MRIDREALYTMDEIAEMFGIGKRTAQRMVYSGKVPARKLANKLVVRGADLLDGLPSYSPRGKGTVRSKTKQVVAAD; encoded by the coding sequence ATGCGCATTGACCGGGAAGCTCTCTACACGATGGATGAGATCGCCGAGATGTTTGGCATAGGCAAGCGGACCGCGCAGCGTATGGTGTACAGCGGCAAGGTCCCGGCGCGCAAGCTGGCGAACAAGCTGGTGGTGCGGGGTGCGGACTTGCTCGACGGCTTGCCCTCTTATAGTCCGCGCGGCAAGGGAACCGTGCGGAGCAAGACCAAACAGGTAGTAGCGGCTGATTAG
- the thrC_1 gene encoding Threonine synthase translates to MKNVLGFRCVLCGAEYGIDALEYVCPKHGNDGILDVVYDYDYIRPRLSKTVLKSNRDYSIWRYADLLPVSDLSLIPRLQVGWTPLYHARRLGSQMGLEHLYIKDDGRNPTASFKDRASAVGIVKAREKHRDVMTAASTGNAASSLAGLAASVGMPTYIFVPERAPQAKVAQLLVFGARVIMVRGTYDQAFDLCLAASATYGWYSRNTAYNPYLSEGKKTAVLEICEQLNWNAPDKILVSVGDGCIIGGLGKGLADLYALGLIDRLPQLIGVQAEGSAVLYNAWSHGTEAITPIVPHTLADSISVGIPRDAIKALRAVRRTGGQFVTVSDEEILDAMRVLARNTGVFGEPAGVTSFAGLRKLVAQGKIAPEECVVVLITGNGLKDVQNAIQAAGKPYLIEPTLSALRDLMQHIH, encoded by the coding sequence TTGAAAAACGTTTTGGGATTCAGATGCGTCCTGTGCGGGGCTGAGTATGGCATTGACGCCCTGGAGTACGTATGCCCCAAGCATGGCAACGATGGTATTCTTGATGTAGTCTACGATTATGACTACATCCGCCCACGCTTGTCCAAGACCGTCCTCAAGAGCAACCGCGACTATTCCATCTGGCGCTACGCGGACCTTCTGCCGGTTTCGGACCTCTCACTGATTCCTCGTCTCCAGGTGGGATGGACTCCGCTCTACCATGCCCGACGCCTTGGTTCACAAATGGGGTTGGAGCATCTCTACATCAAGGATGACGGGCGTAACCCTACCGCTTCTTTCAAGGACCGAGCCAGTGCGGTCGGCATTGTCAAGGCCAGGGAAAAGCATCGCGATGTGATGACTGCGGCCTCCACCGGCAACGCCGCTTCTTCGCTGGCTGGTCTGGCGGCCAGCGTTGGCATGCCAACCTACATCTTTGTCCCCGAGCGGGCACCGCAGGCCAAGGTAGCCCAGCTACTGGTGTTCGGCGCTCGCGTCATCATGGTGCGCGGCACCTACGACCAGGCCTTTGACCTCTGCCTTGCGGCCTCCGCTACCTATGGATGGTACAGTCGTAATACGGCCTACAACCCCTACTTGTCCGAGGGCAAGAAGACGGCTGTGTTGGAGATCTGTGAGCAGCTCAACTGGAACGCACCAGACAAGATCCTGGTGTCCGTAGGCGATGGCTGCATCATCGGCGGTCTGGGCAAAGGTCTTGCTGACCTTTATGCCCTGGGCCTCATCGACCGCTTGCCGCAGTTAATAGGAGTCCAGGCAGAGGGGTCAGCGGTACTCTACAATGCCTGGAGCCACGGGACAGAGGCGATCACTCCCATTGTTCCGCACACTCTCGCCGACAGTATTTCAGTGGGCATTCCGCGCGACGCCATCAAGGCGCTGCGCGCCGTCAGGCGTACCGGGGGCCAGTTTGTCACGGTGAGCGATGAGGAGATTCTGGACGCCATGCGCGTTCTGGCCCGCAACACAGGGGTCTTTGGTGAGCCGGCCGGCGTTACCAGCTTTGCCGGCCTGCGCAAACTCGTCGCTCAGGGCAAGATTGCTCCAGAGGAGTGCGTAGTTGTCCTCATCACCGGCAACGGCCTCAAAGACGTACAGAATGCGATTCAGGCTGCCGGCAAGCCTTATCTGATTGAGCCGACCCTGTCTGCCCTGCGCGACCTGATGCAGCACATCCACTAG